In Phormidium yuhuli AB48, one genomic interval encodes:
- a CDS encoding LysR family transcriptional regulator, with product MLQATLHQLRVFETVARHGSFTRAAEELSITQPTVSTQIKHLTQTIGLPLFEQIGKQLYLTQVGEELLNTCQTIFERLDNFEMVVADLQGTKRGKLRLGVVTTAKYFVPRLLGSFCQQHPDVDIALHVSNHQKLVQRMLNNQDDFYILSHPPEDIDLVTTPFLENPLVVVASRDHPLAEEETIPIKKLRGEAFIMREPGSGTRRAVQQVFDRHKVQVNVRMELGSNEAIKQSVIGGLGISVLSLHCLRPDYQQGELVILPVKAFPIPCRWYVVHRSGKQLSVLTEAFLEHLLFESQSLWVETGG from the coding sequence ATGCTCCAAGCGACATTGCACCAATTACGTGTCTTTGAAACCGTGGCCCGTCACGGCAGCTTTACCCGGGCGGCGGAAGAACTCTCGATTACTCAACCGACGGTATCCACCCAAATCAAGCATTTGACTCAAACCATTGGTCTGCCCTTGTTTGAGCAAATTGGTAAACAACTTTATTTAACCCAGGTGGGGGAAGAACTCCTCAACACCTGTCAGACGATTTTTGAACGATTGGACAACTTCGAGATGGTGGTGGCCGATCTCCAGGGAACGAAACGGGGAAAACTACGCCTGGGGGTAGTGACGACGGCGAAATACTTTGTCCCTCGTCTGTTGGGGTCCTTCTGTCAGCAGCATCCTGATGTGGATATTGCCTTGCACGTGAGCAATCATCAAAAGTTGGTACAACGGATGCTCAACAATCAGGATGATTTCTATATTCTCAGTCACCCCCCAGAGGACATTGACTTAGTGACGACCCCATTTTTGGAGAATCCTTTAGTGGTGGTTGCATCTCGGGATCACCCTTTGGCTGAGGAGGAGACGATCCCGATTAAGAAATTGCGGGGAGAGGCGTTTATTATGCGAGAACCGGGTTCCGGGACCCGGCGAGCGGTGCAACAGGTGTTTGACCGCCATAAGGTTCAGGTCAATGTGCGGATGGAGTTGGGGAGTAATGAGGCCATTAAACAGTCAGTGATTGGCGGTTTGGGGATTTCGGTGTTATCTCTGCATTGCCTACGGCCGGATTATCAACAGGGAGAGTTGGTGATTTTGCCGGTTAAGGCGTTTCCCATTCCCTGTCGCTGGTATGTGGTGCATCGCTCTGGGAAACAGCTTTCAGTGCTGACGGAGGCGTTTCTGGAGCATCTATTATTTGAAAGTCAGTCCCTGTGGGTCGAGACTGGAGGGTGA
- a CDS encoding type II toxin-antitoxin system HicA family toxin, protein MKVKAVIKMLEDDGWYQVRIRGSHRQFRHSTKPGTVTISGKLNVDMPPGTLNSVLK, encoded by the coding sequence ATGAAAGTCAAAGCGGTGATAAAAATGTTAGAGGATGATGGATGGTATCAAGTCCGAATTCGGGGAAGTCATCGACAATTTCGCCATTCTACAAAACCGGGTACAGTGACGATATCGGGAAAACTCAATGTCGATATGCCCCCTGGAACCCTGAATAGTGTCTTAAAATAA
- a CDS encoding helix-turn-helix domain-containing protein, whose translation MSNNYSYDLRQKVIKAIEVDGMKKSEVSQIFGISRNTIYLWLKQKEETGDVQPREYRPPGHGHKIKDIAKFRSFVEEHADKTQSEMAELWDDDISQKTISRWLKKLGFIRKKNRWVLSKK comes from the coding sequence ATGTCCAATAACTATAGCTACGACTTGCGCCAAAAAGTCATTAAAGCCATTGAAGTCGATGGCATGAAAAAATCAGAAGTCAGTCAAATTTTTGGCATTAGCCGTAATACCATTTATCTTTGGCTCAAGCAAAAAGAGGAAACTGGAGACGTTCAACCCCGAGAGTATCGACCTCCCGGCCATGGTCATAAAATTAAAGATATCGCTAAGTTCCGCTCCTTTGTTGAGGAACATGCTGATAAAACTCAATCGGAGATGGCAGAGTTATGGGACGACGACATCAGCCAAAAAACCATATCACGCTGGTTAAAAAAACTCGGATTTATCCGCAAAAAAAATCGCTGGGTTTTGAGTAAAAAATGA
- the purL gene encoding phosphoribosylformylglycinamidine synthase subunit PurL: MVALSDSPFSPEQIASEGLKPGEYDEIVQRLGRHPNRAELGMFGVMWSEHCCYKNSRPLLKHFPTTGDRILVGPGENAGVVDFGEGLAIAFKIESHNHPSAVEPFQGAATGVGGILRDIFTMGARPIAALNALRFGPLDHPRTRRIFTGVVEGISHYGNCFGVPTVGGEVYFDAAYRGNPLVNAMAIGIMETETIVKSGASGIGNPVLYVGSTTGRDGMGGASFASAELSDESSVDDRPAVQVGDPFLEKSLVEACLEAFKTGAVVAAQDMGAAGITCSTSEMAANGGVGIDFDLDKVPVRESGMVPYEYLLSESQERMLFVAEKGREQELIDVFHKWGLHAVVAGEVIEEPMVRIRFQGEIAAEIPASALADNTPLYPREKPPQPPEYAQTAWAWTPESLPPCHPSGIEVNGALKSWNQVLLDLLDNPSIASKEWVYRQYDHQVQNNTVIVPGGADAAVVRLRPQESQDSGRDWTRGIAATVDCNSRYVYLDPDEGAKAVVAEAARNLSCVGAEPLAVTDNLNFGSPENPVGYWQLACACEGLAQACEDFGTPVTGGNVSLYNETLDSEGKPTPIYPTPVVGMVGLIENLGQICGQGWQQAEDVVYLLGVSTETQEALAAPTLGASEYLATVHQIVAGKPPRVDVALEKAVQGACRQGIRRGWVNSAHDVSEGGLAVTLAESCLSGNLGVTVDLANGGRWDTLLFGEGGARIVVSVSPSDVAAWEAHLQEQLSGSWQRLGTVSGESLQVSSGGEGLLSLSLSEMRQMYEGAIARRLG, encoded by the coding sequence ATGGTAGCGCTTTCCGACTCTCCCTTTTCCCCCGAACAAATCGCCTCAGAAGGACTCAAACCGGGCGAATATGATGAAATCGTCCAACGACTTGGCCGACATCCCAATCGCGCCGAGTTGGGGATGTTTGGGGTGATGTGGTCAGAACATTGCTGCTATAAGAACTCCCGACCGCTACTGAAGCACTTTCCCACGACGGGCGATCGCATCCTCGTCGGCCCCGGTGAAAACGCTGGAGTCGTCGACTTTGGTGAGGGGTTGGCGATCGCCTTCAAAATCGAATCCCACAATCACCCCTCCGCCGTGGAACCCTTCCAAGGGGCCGCCACCGGCGTCGGCGGTATCCTGCGAGATATCTTCACCATGGGGGCCCGGCCCATCGCCGCCCTCAACGCCCTACGCTTCGGCCCCCTCGACCATCCCCGCACCCGCCGCATCTTTACTGGGGTCGTTGAGGGCATCTCCCACTATGGCAACTGCTTCGGTGTCCCCACCGTTGGCGGTGAAGTCTATTTCGATGCCGCCTACCGGGGTAATCCCCTCGTCAATGCCATGGCGATCGGCATCATGGAAACCGAGACCATTGTTAAATCTGGGGCTTCGGGTATTGGCAACCCCGTCCTCTACGTGGGGTCCACCACCGGCCGCGACGGCATGGGAGGCGCCAGTTTCGCCAGTGCCGAACTCAGCGATGAGTCCTCCGTCGATGACCGTCCCGCCGTCCAAGTGGGCGACCCCTTCCTAGAAAAATCCCTCGTGGAAGCCTGTCTCGAAGCCTTCAAAACCGGTGCCGTAGTAGCGGCCCAAGATATGGGGGCAGCGGGCATCACCTGTTCTACCTCAGAAATGGCAGCCAATGGCGGAGTGGGCATTGACTTTGACCTGGATAAAGTCCCCGTGCGTGAGTCGGGGATGGTTCCTTACGAATATCTCCTCTCAGAATCCCAAGAACGGATGCTGTTTGTGGCCGAGAAGGGCCGGGAACAGGAACTGATTGACGTCTTCCACAAATGGGGACTGCACGCCGTGGTGGCCGGAGAAGTCATCGAGGAACCTATGGTACGGATCCGCTTCCAGGGAGAAATTGCCGCCGAGATTCCCGCCTCCGCCCTCGCCGATAACACCCCTCTCTACCCTCGCGAAAAACCCCCTCAGCCCCCAGAATATGCCCAAACAGCCTGGGCTTGGACTCCTGAATCTCTCCCCCCCTGTCATCCCTCGGGCATCGAGGTGAATGGGGCGCTCAAGAGCTGGAATCAGGTGCTATTAGACCTATTAGATAATCCCAGTATTGCCTCGAAGGAATGGGTCTATCGCCAATATGACCACCAGGTGCAGAACAACACGGTAATTGTGCCAGGTGGGGCGGATGCAGCGGTGGTGCGCTTGCGTCCCCAGGAAAGCCAAGACTCTGGCCGGGACTGGACACGAGGCATTGCGGCGACGGTGGATTGTAATTCCCGTTATGTCTATCTCGACCCCGATGAGGGAGCGAAAGCGGTGGTAGCAGAAGCGGCCCGCAATCTCAGTTGTGTCGGGGCCGAACCGCTAGCAGTCACCGATAATCTCAATTTCGGCAGTCCTGAGAACCCCGTTGGCTATTGGCAGTTAGCCTGTGCCTGTGAGGGGTTAGCCCAGGCCTGTGAGGACTTTGGTACGCCAGTGACGGGGGGGAATGTCTCTCTGTATAACGAAACCCTGGATAGTGAAGGCAAGCCAACCCCGATTTATCCGACTCCAGTTGTGGGCATGGTGGGGTTGATTGAGAATCTGGGGCAGATTTGTGGCCAGGGTTGGCAGCAAGCGGAGGATGTGGTGTATCTGTTGGGAGTCTCGACTGAGACGCAGGAGGCCTTGGCGGCACCGACGTTAGGGGCTTCGGAGTATCTGGCGACGGTGCATCAGATAGTGGCCGGGAAACCACCTCGGGTGGATGTGGCATTGGAGAAAGCGGTGCAAGGGGCCTGTCGTCAGGGGATTCGCCGGGGTTGGGTTAACTCCGCCCATGATGTCTCGGAAGGAGGCTTGGCGGTGACGTTGGCAGAGTCCTGTTTGTCGGGCAATTTGGGGGTGACGGTGGATTTAGCGAATGGGGGCCGTTGGGATACGTTGTTGTTTGGGGAAGGGGGTGCGCGGATTGTGGTTTCGGTATCTCCCTCGGATGTGGCGGCTTGGGAGGCGCATTTGCAGGAGCAGTTATCGGGGTCTTGGCAACGGCTGGGGACGGTGTCTGGTGAGTCGTTGCAGGTATCTTCTGGGGGGGAAGGGTTGTTGAGTCTTTCGCTATCTGAGATGCGTCAGATGTATGAGGGGGCGATCGCCCGTCGCTTGGGGTAG
- a CDS encoding fasciclin domain-containing protein has protein sequence MADIVDIAVSAGLFETLVTAVKVADLVETLKSPGPFTVFAPTDDAFAKLPPGTVESLVQNPPQLGRILTYHVVSGKLTQADLAQMGSVTSVEGSPISIDCSDGFEVKNSTVIQADIEADNGIIHVIDTVLLMG, from the coding sequence ATGGCTGATATTGTTGATATTGCCGTCAGTGCAGGGTTATTTGAAACCTTAGTCACCGCTGTTAAAGTAGCAGATTTAGTTGAGACGCTCAAAAGTCCTGGACCGTTTACGGTATTTGCCCCAACGGATGACGCTTTTGCGAAACTTCCACCGGGAACCGTTGAATCTCTGGTTCAGAATCCCCCCCAGTTGGGTCGAATTTTAACCTACCACGTGGTTTCAGGAAAGTTGACTCAGGCGGACCTCGCTCAAATGGGGTCAGTGACCTCGGTGGAAGGGTCACCCATCTCGATTGATTGTTCCGATGGGTTTGAGGTGAAAAATTCGACGGTGATTCAAGCGGATATTGAAGCGGATAATGGGATTATTCATGTCATTGATACGGTCTTGTTGATGGGGTGA
- a CDS encoding SulP family inorganic anion transporter, whose amino-acid sequence MNITNYIHTRNLRGDFFGGVTAAIVGLPMALAFGVASGAGAIAGIYSAVLLGFFAALFGGTPTLISNPTGPMTVVFTAVIASFTVKYPGPEGWAIAFTIVMMAGAFQILFGVLRLGKYVTLMPYTVISGFMSGIGVIMVILQLPPLLGQEGVGGVLNTVMALPELLENLSLPELALGGLTLAILFLTPSQIARVCPPQLLALLLGTGISATLFANQLRIVGEIPAGLPELYLPTISLPELQLMLIDAVMLGMLGCIDSLLTSVISDSITQYEHNSDKELIGQGVGNILSGLCGGLPGAGATMGTVVNIQAGGRTALSGMIHALTLLMFVFVAAGFTEIVPLTVLAAIALKVGLDIVDWSFLKRAHHLSLKAAAIMYGVLLLTVFVDLIVAVGVGVFVANVLTIQRLSDIQSQHIKAITDPDAAELLEHEEQLLLDRVKGQVLLLHLGTSLSFGAAKAISQRHSLIGQYRVLILDFRDVPMLGVTASLAMEKMVKDARKRGLDVYVVGSSGKVERRLEKFEILSQVPRDHQTATLREALNQVVETLGETPWASVV is encoded by the coding sequence ATGAACATCACGAACTATATCCATACTCGAAACCTGCGGGGTGATTTCTTCGGAGGAGTCACAGCTGCCATCGTCGGACTTCCCATGGCCTTAGCCTTCGGAGTGGCCTCTGGGGCCGGGGCGATCGCGGGCATTTATAGTGCAGTTCTGCTGGGCTTTTTCGCGGCCCTGTTTGGAGGAACCCCCACCCTCATCTCCAATCCCACGGGTCCCATGACTGTGGTCTTCACTGCTGTCATCGCTAGCTTCACCGTTAAGTACCCCGGCCCCGAAGGTTGGGCGATCGCCTTCACCATTGTCATGATGGCGGGAGCGTTCCAAATCCTCTTTGGGGTCCTACGTCTCGGGAAATACGTCACCCTCATGCCCTACACGGTCATTTCCGGCTTCATGTCGGGGATTGGGGTGATTATGGTCATCCTGCAACTGCCCCCCCTCCTGGGACAAGAGGGGGTCGGTGGGGTCTTAAACACCGTCATGGCCCTACCCGAATTGCTGGAAAACCTCAGTCTTCCGGAATTGGCCCTAGGGGGTCTAACCCTGGCGATTCTCTTCCTAACACCGAGTCAAATTGCCCGAGTCTGTCCTCCCCAACTGCTAGCCTTACTCCTGGGAACCGGGATTTCGGCAACCTTATTTGCTAATCAACTGAGAATTGTCGGCGAAATTCCCGCCGGATTACCCGAACTGTATCTGCCCACCATTTCCCTGCCGGAATTGCAACTGATGCTCATCGATGCCGTCATGTTGGGGATGCTCGGCTGTATCGATTCCCTACTGACCTCGGTGATTTCCGATAGCATCACCCAGTACGAGCATAACTCCGACAAAGAACTCATCGGCCAAGGGGTGGGTAATATCCTCTCGGGCCTCTGTGGTGGACTGCCGGGGGCTGGGGCCACCATGGGAACTGTGGTCAATATCCAAGCTGGGGGACGGACTGCCCTCTCGGGGATGATTCACGCCCTAACCCTGTTGATGTTTGTCTTTGTGGCCGCCGGATTTACAGAAATTGTCCCCTTAACCGTTCTCGCGGCGATCGCCCTTAAAGTGGGTTTAGATATCGTCGATTGGAGTTTCCTCAAACGGGCCCATCACCTCTCCCTCAAAGCCGCTGCCATCATGTATGGGGTACTCCTCCTAACGGTCTTTGTGGATTTAATTGTTGCCGTTGGCGTGGGGGTTTTCGTGGCCAATGTCTTGACAATTCAGCGTTTATCTGATATACAATCTCAACATATCAAAGCCATTACCGACCCAGACGCCGCAGAACTTCTCGAACATGAAGAACAACTGCTCTTAGACCGAGTCAAAGGACAGGTTTTGCTTCTGCATCTGGGAACCTCCCTCAGTTTTGGGGCCGCTAAAGCCATTTCCCAACGCCATTCCCTGATTGGGCAGTATCGGGTTCTTATCTTAGACTTTCGTGATGTTCCCATGTTAGGAGTCACGGCTTCCCTGGCTATGGAAAAAATGGTCAAGGATGCTCGAAAACGGGGTTTAGACGTTTATGTGGTGGGCAGTTCGGGGAAAGTGGAACGTCGTTTAGAGAAATTTGAAATTCTCAGTCAAGTTCCCCGAGATCATCAAACGGCAACCCTGCGGGAAGCTCTCAATCAGGTCGTCGAAACCCTCGGCGAGACTCCGTGGGCGTCTGTGGTTTAG
- the groL gene encoding chaperonin GroEL (60 kDa chaperone family; promotes refolding of misfolded polypeptides especially under stressful conditions; forms two stacked rings of heptamers to form a barrel-shaped 14mer; ends can be capped by GroES; misfolded proteins enter the barrel where they are refolded when GroES binds) gives MAKRIIYNENARRALEKGMDILAESVAVTLGPKGRNVVLEKKFGAPQIVNDGITIAKEIELEDNIENTGVSLIRQAASKTNDAAGDGTTTATVLAHAMVKEGLRNVAAGSNAIALKRGIDRATAYLVEKIAAHARPVEDSTAIAQVGTISAGNDEEVGQMIANAMDKVGKEGVISLEEGKSMTTELEITEGMRFDKGYISPYFATDTERMEAVLDEPYILLTDKKISLVQDLVPILEQVARSGKPLLIISEDIEKEALATLVVNRLRGVLNVAAVKAPGFGDRRKAMLEDIAVLTGGQVITEDAGLKLESAKLDMLGSARRITITKDNTTIVAEGNEAEVKARCEQIRRQMEESDSSYDKEKLQERLAKLSGGVAVIKVGAATETEMKDRKLRLEDAINATKAAVEEGIVPGGGTTLAHLAPGLEEWANSNLESEELTGALIVARALTSPLKRIAENAGQNGAVIAERVKEKDFNVGYNAANGEFCDMFDAGIVDPAKVTRSATQNAASIAGMVLTTECIIVDKPEPKEGAGAGAGAMGGDFDY, from the coding sequence ATGGCAAAACGCATCATTTATAACGAAAACGCCCGCCGCGCCTTAGAAAAAGGCATGGACATCCTCGCTGAATCCGTTGCCGTTACCCTCGGCCCCAAAGGTCGCAACGTGGTTCTAGAGAAAAAATTTGGCGCTCCTCAAATCGTCAATGATGGCATCACTATCGCCAAAGAAATCGAACTAGAAGACAACATCGAAAACACCGGTGTGTCTCTGATTCGTCAAGCTGCATCCAAAACCAACGACGCCGCTGGAGACGGAACCACCACCGCGACGGTTCTGGCTCACGCCATGGTGAAAGAAGGCCTACGCAACGTCGCTGCTGGGTCCAACGCGATCGCCCTGAAACGGGGTATTGACCGCGCCACCGCCTATCTGGTGGAGAAAATCGCCGCTCATGCGCGTCCTGTGGAAGATTCCACCGCGATCGCCCAAGTGGGAACCATCTCCGCCGGGAACGACGAAGAAGTCGGCCAAATGATTGCCAACGCCATGGACAAAGTTGGCAAGGAAGGGGTCATCTCCCTCGAAGAAGGGAAATCCATGACCACCGAACTGGAAATCACCGAAGGGATGCGCTTTGACAAAGGCTACATCTCCCCCTACTTCGCCACCGACACCGAGCGCATGGAAGCGGTGTTGGATGAGCCTTACATCTTGCTGACGGACAAAAAAATCAGCTTGGTTCAAGACTTAGTTCCTATCCTGGAACAAGTGGCTCGTTCCGGCAAACCCCTACTGATTATCTCCGAAGATATCGAGAAAGAAGCCCTGGCGACCCTCGTGGTGAACCGTCTGCGCGGTGTGCTGAACGTGGCTGCTGTCAAGGCTCCCGGATTCGGCGATCGTCGTAAAGCGATGCTCGAAGACATCGCCGTTCTCACCGGCGGTCAAGTCATCACCGAAGATGCGGGTCTGAAACTCGAAAGCGCCAAATTGGATATGCTCGGCTCCGCTCGCCGCATCACCATCACCAAAGACAACACCACCATTGTCGCTGAAGGTAACGAAGCCGAAGTTAAAGCTCGTTGCGAACAAATCCGTCGTCAAATGGAAGAAAGCGATTCTTCCTACGACAAAGAAAAACTGCAAGAGCGTCTGGCGAAACTCTCCGGCGGTGTGGCGGTCATCAAAGTTGGTGCAGCTACTGAAACGGAAATGAAAGACCGTAAGCTGCGCCTCGAAGATGCCATCAACGCCACGAAAGCGGCGGTTGAAGAAGGGATTGTTCCCGGTGGTGGAACCACCTTGGCGCACCTGGCTCCTGGCTTAGAAGAGTGGGCCAACAGCAACCTGGAGAGCGAAGAACTCACCGGTGCGCTGATTGTGGCTCGCGCCTTGACCTCTCCCCTGAAACGCATCGCTGAGAACGCCGGACAAAACGGTGCAGTGATTGCTGAACGGGTGAAGGAAAAAGACTTCAACGTTGGCTACAATGCCGCTAACGGTGAATTCTGCGATATGTTCGATGCTGGTATTGTTGACCCCGCGAAAGTGACCCGTTCTGCGACCCAGAATGCGGCCTCCATCGCCGGTATGGTCTTGACGACCGAGTGCATCATCGTCGATAAACCCGAACCCAAAGAAGGTGCTGGCGCTGGCGCTGGTGCTATGGGTGGCGATTTCGACTACTAA
- a CDS encoding AIPR family protein, whose amino-acid sequence MIYDTDFNKIVFGRNEKDYGIDAIYIDEDEREIKLFNFAYRESYKPDKAQAEKKTLDSVAFFSAVTSEKLENLSGRLKEKAEEIVKKLSEKRAWNINLYNVSNEDKPINPDFSGFDVFKNEFESEVICIAIPEIKKLMSIRPKPVKASLVVGIDDLLSFSEDSMSTEKSYVFSLKVDELIRITCNNESLRQQTMLDDTSELASVDLDYSVLFDNVRGLVIGSKYNAKIKQTLRNAPSKFFLYNNGLTLTAKSIKCTPINAERFYKLEIDSLQVLNGGQTLRTIHSFNQEDRINIETYLSKASVLLRIFPVDSGDETSNKVAEYTNSQNSISIIELKSMRSEQIQLEQFLDSHNIIYSRKTGDTGISIDKDYEYKITMEKFGQILFAIEGFPYNVSNRKKDIFDETKYYDQLFGKGDVVEKSVDYVKKYKEIKDIYRNSHTLDDLESKAFYIMYILFNTSKEIAVSDVVDKFEEFLSSYDASSSSSTARNLLRIDFKEKLDQEEFFGLNFAQD is encoded by the coding sequence ATGATATACGATACGGATTTTAATAAAATTGTTTTTGGAAGAAACGAGAAAGATTATGGAATAGATGCAATATACATTGATGAAGATGAAAGAGAAATAAAGCTCTTCAACTTTGCATACCGTGAGAGCTATAAGCCTGACAAAGCTCAAGCAGAGAAGAAAACTCTAGACTCTGTTGCTTTCTTTTCCGCTGTGACTTCTGAAAAACTAGAAAACCTATCAGGGAGGTTAAAAGAGAAAGCTGAAGAGATTGTTAAGAAGCTTTCAGAAAAGCGTGCATGGAATATTAACCTTTACAACGTTAGTAATGAAGATAAGCCTATTAATCCTGACTTCTCGGGCTTTGATGTATTTAAAAATGAGTTTGAGTCAGAGGTCATATGCATCGCGATACCTGAGATAAAAAAGCTGATGTCTATCCGGCCAAAACCAGTTAAGGCAAGCTTAGTTGTTGGAATAGACGATCTATTGAGCTTCTCAGAAGATTCAATGAGTACAGAAAAGTCTTACGTTTTCAGCTTAAAGGTCGATGAACTTATAAGAATTACCTGCAATAACGAGAGTTTACGCCAACAAACAATGCTGGACGATACAAGTGAGTTAGCAAGTGTCGATTTAGACTATTCTGTACTTTTTGATAATGTAAGAGGACTTGTTATAGGCTCTAAATATAACGCCAAGATAAAGCAGACTCTACGCAACGCACCAAGTAAATTCTTCTTGTATAATAATGGTCTCACGCTAACTGCAAAGTCTATTAAATGCACGCCCATTAACGCAGAGCGTTTTTACAAGCTAGAAATCGACTCTCTCCAAGTTCTCAACGGTGGTCAAACCCTAAGAACTATTCACAGCTTTAACCAGGAAGACAGAATAAATATTGAAACATATCTGAGTAAAGCATCGGTCTTGCTCAGGATTTTTCCTGTTGATTCAGGAGATGAAACTTCCAACAAGGTTGCAGAGTACACAAACAGCCAGAATTCGATTTCAATAATCGAGTTGAAGTCAATGCGCTCGGAGCAGATACAGCTAGAACAGTTTCTGGACAGCCATAACATCATTTACTCCAGAAAAACTGGTGACACTGGAATATCTATAGACAAAGACTACGAATATAAAATAACAATGGAAAAGTTTGGGCAGATTTTGTTTGCCATAGAAGGATTTCCATACAACGTATCTAATCGCAAGAAAGATATATTTGACGAGACGAAGTATTATGATCAACTTTTTGGTAAGGGAGATGTCGTAGAGAAGAGTGTTGATTATGTCAAAAAGTACAAGGAAATAAAGGATATATATAGAAATTCTCATACCTTAGACGATCTTGAGAGTAAGGCGTTTTATATCATGTATATACTGTTTAATACGTCTAAAGAGATTGCAGTTTCTGATGTTGTTGATAAGTTTGAAGAATTCCTGTCTAGCTATGACGCATCTTCCTCTAGTAGTACAGCGAGAAATTTACTTCGTATAGACTTTAAGGAAAAGCTAGATCAAGAGGAGTTTTTTGGGCTAAATTTCGCACAAGATTAA
- a CDS encoding DUF2996 domain-containing protein produces the protein MAEDDKKAQTTAANKGGNPKKEKPPAVEDKPFADFMHQDYLPALKQELENQGLEDLDLKFEKRRVPPLDAKGDCWQVIGTWQGGNRRFVVYFPKADIKGPRAFSCSADGTQPSTIEPFLMDERKINLSLLVFGVVQRLNAQKWLARN, from the coding sequence ATGGCAGAAGACGACAAAAAAGCTCAAACCACCGCTGCTAATAAAGGTGGGAACCCAAAAAAGGAAAAGCCCCCCGCCGTCGAGGATAAACCCTTCGCCGATTTCATGCACCAGGACTATCTCCCTGCCCTGAAACAGGAATTGGAAAATCAGGGGTTGGAGGATTTAGATCTCAAATTCGAGAAACGCCGAGTTCCGCCTCTGGATGCCAAGGGGGACTGCTGGCAGGTGATTGGCACGTGGCAAGGGGGCAACCGCCGCTTTGTGGTTTATTTCCCCAAAGCGGATATCAAAGGACCTCGGGCCTTCTCGTGTTCTGCTGACGGTACGCAACCGAGTACCATCGAACCCTTCCTGATGGATGAACGGAAGATTAACTTATCTCTGTTGGTTTTTGGGGTGGTGCAGCGACTCAACGCCCAGAAGTGGCTGGCCCGTAACTAA
- a CDS encoding type II toxin-antitoxin system HicB family antitoxin, whose protein sequence is MNQAYLNYTIIIEKTSSSYGAYVPDLPGCVAVGNSKEEALQLIQEAIVFHLEGMQDDGQLIPEPISTSETVRVCLKQD, encoded by the coding sequence GTGAACCAAGCCTATCTAAACTACACAATTATTATTGAAAAAACAAGTTCTAGCTATGGAGCTTACGTCCCAGATTTACCTGGATGTGTAGCTGTAGGAAACAGTAAAGAAGAAGCCTTACAACTGATTCAAGAGGCGATTGTCTTCCATCTTGAAGGAATGCAGGATGATGGACAATTGATTCCAGAACCCATTTCAACTAGCGAGACGGTGAGGGTATGTCTAAAACAAGATTAA